TTACTTTTAAACTGGAAGAGGGAAAATTCGTAAAGAATACAACACTGGAAGTCCTGAGAAAGGGTTTAAAGAATTTAAAGAAATTTGATTTTTCCCAGATAGAAAACTATGAAAACTTTAAAAACTCCGGAATTTTTTACGAAAATAAAGTACTGAAAGCCATTATAAAGAATTCCATAGACGACCTGAAAGTAGACCTCAAGTATAAAGCACTAATCAAACAGGACAAGGAAATCTTAGAGTTTATAAACTTCCTCCAGATGTACGCCTTGGAAAATCCGAGGTCTATCTTGCTTCCTTTTAAACTCCAAGACTTTGAAGGCTTCTTATCCATAAAGGTAAAAGAATTTTACGAGGTATTTGTCCACATAAATACGGAAAAATATTCCCTTAATATATCCTTTTTCGTAGAGAAGAACCTAAACTTTTCCGAAGTGGAAATCTCTTCCAATAGCGAGGAAGTTTTACAGAGACTTGAAAGTCTGAAAGACGATATCAGGAAGATTTTTAACGTGCCCATACGGAGTTTCAATTTTCTTTTAAAGGAAAATGTAAAAGAAGAAGTATTAAGAGAAATCCTGAAAGAAGGAGGCTTAGATTTAAAGGTATGAACGATGAGGTGAAAAAGGCTGTTGCCCTGAAGTATAATCCGGAAGAGGATAGAGCTCCCGTAATCGTGGCAAAGGGAAGAGGTGAGGTAGCGGAGAAGATAATAAAGATCGCAAAGGAAAAGGGAATACCTATTACGGAAGACGAGAACTTGGTTGAAGCCCTTATAAAGATAGACCTTTACGAGGAAATTCCGCCTGAGCTTTACGAGGCCGTGGCGAAGGTTATAGCCTTTGTAACGCTTAAGTTAAAGGGTTTATAACTCACTTTAATACCTTTATAAAGAAATTCTTAAGCCAGTATTCGGCGATAAATATAACCTAATATTAAGGAAAATTAAATTTAAGGAGGTTGTGTGATGGCTACAATAACACCTGACAAGGTTCTCGATACTTCCGGACTTAACTGTCCTCTGCCCGTGTTAAAGACCAAGAAGGCTCTTGAAGAGCTTCAGCCCGGTCAAATCTTAGAAGTTATATCCACCGACCCAGGTTCTAAAGCGGATATTCCAGCGTTCTGTCAAAGGACTGGACACGAACTCGTAGAGATGACAGAAGAAGGAGGTAAGTACATCTACTACATAAGGAAAAAAGGATAAGGGAGGGTAAAAATGCCTACCGAGAGACTTGCGATAATAGCGACAAAGGGAACACTTGATATGGCTTACCCTCCCCTTATTCTCGCTTCCGTTGCCGCTTCTTTAGGCGTAGAAACGGCGGTATTCTTTACCTTTTACGGACTCAACATAATCCACAAGGAAAAGGTAAAACAACTCAAACTCGCTCCCATAGGAAACCCCGCCATGCCCATGGTTTTCCCAGACTCCGTTAAACAAACACCCGTGGTGGGACAGCTCGCTGGACTGATGGAAAGCATATTCCCCGGTCCTCCTCAAATAATGGGAATTATTCCCGGAATGACGAATTTCATGACAGCGATGATGAAGAAGAGACTAAAAGAAAAGGGAGTTGCCAGTATAGAAGAACTCCTGGAACTCTGCAAGGAAGCGGACGTCAAACTCATCCCCTGTCAAATGACGATGGATCTCTTCGGCTACAAGAGGGAGGACCTAATAGATGGACTTGAACCTCCCGCGGGAGCTACGGAATTCTTCAACTACGTTCTCGCTGCGGACAAACCTATGATAATATTCGTCTAAAAATACAGGGAGGTAAGAAATGGCAGGACAAGAGTTTGAAAAGCTCCTCTTTTACATCGTTACCGTTCCCTTCTTTGTAAGGGCGGAACCAACCACCGGAGAATTAATTAACCCTCAGGCTGGAGCACCCTTCTTCCTCGCAACCGCGGCAACTACCATGGACTACGAGGTTGAGATGGTCATCACTTCCGAAGCTGGATACCTTCTCATGAGGGACAACGCTAAGAAGGTAAAGGTAAGACCCGGAGTAGAACAGACGGTTTACGATTTCATCAAAATGGCAAAAGACGCGGGAGTAAAGATTTACCTCTGTACTCCATCCTTGGATCTTACGGATATATATAAGGAAGAGGACGTAAACAAGGAAATCTGCGACGGAATACTCGGCGGAGCCGCATTCTTGGACAAGTTAATGAGCGGTGAGTATGCTGTTATCACACTGTAATTTTCCTTCTTTCTTTTTTGCCCCCTTTATAAGAATATTTTTATATGACTATAAAAAAATTTTTTTGATTTCCCTCATCTACTCGTGTAACTTAAAAAGAAGAAACCTGATCAGGAGGGTTTAGGTATGGCTGAGCAAACTCAAGTTCGTAAATATGGATACAACATTCCCATCTCGGAGAAAACTCTCCAAGTTCCATGGGAAGAAAAGGTAAGAGTAATAGAAGAAGTCAAATCAGACTTCAGGTTTAAGGAGTACCTCTTCGGATGTCTCAACTGCGGAGTTTGTACGGCATCCTGCCCATCAAATAGATTCTTCGACTACTCCCCCAGAGAAATAGTTCAGAGATTCCTAGAAAATGACATAGATGTCCTCTATGACATGATGCACGAATACATATGGGCATGCTCCCAATGCTTCACGTGCTGGATAAGGTGTCCATTCGTAAACAACCCCGGCGGACTCGTCATCATAATGAGGGAAGTTGCGGTAAGAAACGCGTTTGAAGCTACTAAGGATCTCCTCAAACCCTACGGAAGAGTTCTCCTCAAAGTTATGACCACGGGTAACCAGCTGTCCGCGGACATGCTACAACCGGACTTCTTCCCCGACTGGGGACCGAAGATGCTTGACAACATGGAAAACCTCAGACCCAAGAGAATGGCTATCCCCTTCGACGTGGGTAAGTCCGTGAAGACGGCTTGGGAAGTATCCCTTCAAACTGCAATAGAGATGTACCAAATATGGAGAGACACGGGAATATTCGAAATGCTCGAAAGACTCGATCCGAACCTCTACAACGTCATAATGGACATAGTTGAAGAAAACGAAGAAAGGTGGGAAGAACTTATGGAAGAAATGGAGGAGGCTGAGGCTTAAGCTAATGAGGGGGGTTGGTGCCCCGCTCTTAAAATTAAAACTTTAAGGAGGTGTTGTTATGGCTCACAAATCTAAGAGCCCCTATCTTATGTATCCTGAAAAGGAACCTTTTCCCATATTAAATAAGCACTCTCACTACGACCACCTCTTCGAGGAAATGTATGAACTCGAAGAGAAGGGTGAGATTCTCGTCTTCAGGATAACTGAAGAGTACAGACCTAAGTACGTATACACCAGAACGGGAAGAATAAAGGTAATACCCACCAACAAGCTCTGGCACCACAAGTCCTGCGGACAGTGCGGTAACATACCCGGATACCCTGCATCCATATTCTGGTTCATGAACAAGTTCGGACTCGACTACCTCAACGAACCTCACCAAACTTCCTGTACCGCATGGAACTACCACGGTTCCGGAACTTCAAACCCTGTAGCACTCGCAGCGGTATGGCTCAGAAACATGCACCAAGCTTGGAAGACTGGATACTACCCGCTTATACACTGCGGAACGTCTTTCGGTTCTTACAAGGAAACCAGAGAACAACTCATCTTCAATAAAGAACTCAGAGAGGCTGTAAAACCCATACTCAAGAAGCTCGGAAGACTCACCGAGGACGGAAGAATAGTAATACCCCAGGAAATCGTCCACTACTCCGAATGGGTACACGCAATGAGAGACGGAAATAGCAGACCTCTACGGAAAAGGAAGGAAAGCCCAAAGGAATAGATGTTTCCAACGTAAGGGTTGCTATACACAACGCTTGCCACACCTGGAAGATGATAGCTGACGACTACCCCTACGACCCCGAAGTTTACAACGGACAAAGACCAGCAGCTTCCACAGCTGTTATAAAGAAGCTTGGAGCACAAGTAGTTGACTACTCAACCTGGTACGACTGCTGTGGGATTCGGATTCAGACACATCCTCACCGAAAGAGAATTCACCAGATCCTTTGCTATACAGAGAAAGCTCAAGGTTATAGCTGAAGAAATTAAGGCTGACGTTATCATAACCCACGACACCGGTTGTACTACCACCTTCGAAAAGAACCAGTGGATCGGAAAAGCTCACGGAATGTACTACCCCGTTGCTGTAATGTCCGACGTAATGTTCTCCGCACTCGCATGTGGAGCGCACCCATTCAAGGTAGTACAGCTCTACTGGAACTGCTCTAACTACGAACCTCTCCTCGAAAAGATGGGTATAACCAACTGGAGAGAGCTCAAGAAGGAATGGGAGGACACCGTTAAGTACATCGCAGAGCTTGAAAAACAAGGTAAGTACGACGAACTCCTCGAGTTCTTCAAGGAGTACGACCTCTACGAACCTTACAGCAAGACCTCCGACGGCTTCAAGCTCAGGAAGTCCGCTACCGCAGACCTACCCCTCTTCAAGTCATAAACACACATACATGGGGGCTCTTGCCCCCTTCTATAAATCCTTTTAGGAGGGAAAATAATGGCTAAAAGTGTGCTCGTAATTGGTGGTGGACCTGCAGGACTCGCAGCAGCGAGAACACTCGGAAAACTTGGTATTCCTACCATCTTGGTTGAAAAGGAAGGAAAACTCGGTGGTAGACCTATCCTCGAGGAGTATCACACCCTAATTCCCAGAAAAATGAAACCTCAACAAGTTCTCGGACCCTTTATCGAAGAAGTTCAAAACAATCCAAACATTGAAGTGAAACTCAACACCGAAATTGAAGCCTGTGAAGGTGAAGCTCCTAACTTCAAGGTAAAGCTTTCCAACGGTGAAACCGTTGAAGTAGGTGCGATCGTTGTAGCTACTGGATTCCAGCACTTTGACGCAAAGAGAAAAGGTGAACTCGGATACGGAATCTACCCCGACGTTATTACGAACCTCGAACTTGAGCAAATGTTCTCAAGGGAAGGAAAGCTCTATAGACCCTCAAACGGAGAACTCCCCAAGAGAGTAGCTTTCGTATTCTGCGTAGGTTCCAGAGACAGACAGCTCGGTGTTACAAATGTCCACTGCTGTAGGTACGGATGTGCACTCTCTGGACTACAAGGTTCCGAAATCAGGGAAAAGTACCCCGAAGTTGAAGTGTTCTGTTACTACATGGACGTGAGAACATACGGAACTTGGGAATACCCCTTCTACTGGGAACCGCAAGAGAAGTACGGTGTCAGGTACGTAAGGGGAAGGATTGCTGAAATAACTTACTCTCCTAAAGACGGAAGACTCAGGGTTAAGCACGAGGACACGATTGTTCAAAGACCTGCGGAAATACCCATGGATCTCGTAGTACTCGTTCTCGGAATGGAGCCCTCCGAAGGAACTAAGAAAGTGGCAAAGATACTCGGACTCGCTCAAGACCCAGACAGCCAGTTCCTCATACCTGCAGAAGACAGCGGTTCAAACATAATTTCAAACAGACCCGGAGTGTTCATAGCGGGTGCATGTAAGGGACCCATAGACATTGAGTCCTCCCTTGCGGAAGGGGAAGCTGCCGGTGCAGAAGCTGCAACATTTTTAGGAGCGAAGGTTAGCGTATGAGTGAAAGGCAAAACACGGGCGGCTTCAAGGCCGCCTCTCTTGATGAAGCTCTAATCAGGGATTACCTGATAAAGATACTAAGTGAAGGTGAAGAGTTTTTACAGGACTTTTATCAGGATGTAAAAGCTAAAAGCGAGTTCTTCCAGAAGAAACTCTCCAAGGATAACATCAAGAAATTAACCGAAAAGGACTTAGAGGAAATACTTGACAAGATATTCGCGGCGAGGAGAAAGAAAAAGAGGATTATAGAAGAAACCGGTGTGGAAAACCTCAAAGAAGCCATAAAGAAACTCCTTTACGGTGAAGAAGGCGGATTCTTAGGACTCGGAAAGAAGGAAGACAAGAGAACATGGGAAGAGAAGGTAGAAGAATTTGCACGCTCAATAAGGGGTGTTGACAAAAGGGCTGCAAAGGATATAGCGGCGGAACTTCTTCACTTTACCTTCCCCGACAAGTACATACTCTGGACGAGCTGGGTCTGGGATCCGGAAACAGAAACGGGTGCGATAGTCTTCCTGAAAGAAGAACCTCCCACGGGCGGAAAGGGAAGGAAGATGTACGGAGAGACTTACGAACAATTTGAACAAGTCTACAAACAGATAATGGAAAAGCTGCACGAGTTCGGAGTAAAGGTAAAGGACTACCTATTCGTTGACATATTCCTGGCGATGATTTACGCAACTTACGTGGATTACATGACCCTTTCTACTATGCACAGTGCTAAGGGTTTCTTCCCTCCCGCTGGAGTTATGGCGAGGAGGTTGCTCGGGGTTCACGCCCCGATTAGGTATACAGACGTTGAAGAAGTATCTTAGAGGAGGTGTGAGAGATGGCTATTCACGAGCGGTCTCTTGTAGAACCGGAGAGAATTTTAAGGAAGGATAGATTAGTTATAGACGGTATAGACGTTTCAGGAGACTGGAACCTTATAATCCTTCCCAGAACCATAGAAGATTACGACCTTTCCCTTCTCGACGAAATACTCCAGCAACCGGAAGGAAAGACTATACTCCAGTGTTACCAGTGCTCCTACTGTACCGCATCCTGTCCCGTTCACAATTACTGGGACGAGAGGTACAACCCCAGACACTTCATATACCTCGCAAGACTCGGACTCGTGGACGAGCTTCAGAAAAGGGCGGACGTAATGTGGAGATGCGTCTCCTGCCACAAGTGTACCCACAGGTGTCCCAAAGGTGTTCTCGTAGAAGAAGTTCTCAAGGCTATATTGAAAGTTCTCTCCAAGAGGGGACTCATAGAAGAGTATCCTTCCAAGAAGTTTGACAAATTCTTCCTTGAACAGGTTTACGAGTACGGAAGGATTGAAGACGGAGACCTGCTCTTCGGATGGATAGAAAAGCAGGGTTACAAAGTGTTCAAAGATCCAATACTCAAGAAGCCCATACCCCTCTTCGGTGAAATTCCCGAGTGGCTCAAAACACTCGCTATAAAACCCATAAAGAACATGAACATAGACTTCCTCATACTCAACGCAAAGCACATGCTCATACACCCCAGAACTAAGAACTGGAGCAAGATGAAGCAAGTTCTCAAGAAAGTATTTGAAGAAGAGGGCGTTACACTTCATTAAGGAGGTTGAGAGATGGCAGTACCGGTTCAGTTTAGAAAACCGCCTATGGGCGGTATAGGAAAGAAAGTTGCTTATTACCCTGGTTGTTCTCTTGAAGGTGCTGCAAGGGCTTACGACGTTTCCACCAGAATAGTAGCCAAAGAACTTGGTCTTGAACTTGACTACTTAGAAGACTACAACTGCTGCGGTGCTATGGAAACCAAGAACGTTTCCTTCTGGGGCACCATGCTCCTGAACGCAAGGAATATGTCCCTTGCAAGGCGACAGGGACACAACGTAATCGTAGCACCCTGTAACGGATGTTCCTTCTCACTTCAGAGAGTGGAGTACTTCCTCGAAACCGATAAGAATACCTTGGATAGGATAAATCAACTCCTCCAGGAAGCTGGAGAGAAGCCCCTTGACAACATACCCCACACCTATCACATACTCGAGTGGTTCTACCACGAAGCAGGACCAGAAAAGGTTAAAGAAAAAACCAAAAAGCCCTTAAGAGGTCTCAAAGTAGCAAGCTACTACGGATGTCTCTACACAAGACCTCACTTCTACGCGAGAACTTACTCCCACCTCGCACCTGAAGACGAAGAACAGGCAAGACCCAGAAAGAGAGAAACCGCGGACGACGACGAACACCCCTACTACATGGAAGCTCTGCTTGAGGCTGCAGGAGCTACTTCCGTTGAGATAGAACCCATGCACACTCAGTGCTGCGGAGGACCTCACTCCCTTTCAGACGAAGAAGTTTCCGAAAAGTTCGTGATGATGATACTCCAGACCGCGAAGAGAAACGGTGCGGATATAATAGCAACCGAATGCCCGCTCTGTCATGCTTCACTCGAAATGTACAGACACAGACTCATGCTTAAAGGTGTACCCGACGTTGACGTACCAGCAGCTTACTTTACGCAACTCCTCGGACTCGCATTCGGATACAGCGTAAACGATGTAAAACTCAAGGACAACCTCTCAGACCCTATTCCCGTTCTGAAGAGACTGGGACTTGCTTAATGTCTTTTGCCCGCCTTTTGGCGGGCTTTAAAAATAAAAAAAATTAATGGAGATATAAATAGAGGTAAAGGAAAATGTTGGAAAAGGAATTGAAAATAGTAATACTGATGACGAGCGGGCCGAAAACTCCTTGGCGTTGTGCTACGCCTTTTTATATAGCCACTCTTATGGCTGCTCAGGAAGCCGACGTGGAAATATTCTTCAACATGGACGGAACAAACCTAATAAAGAAAGGTGTTGCAGAAAAGATATGTCCTTCTCTGGAGGGGAACTGCTTTTCCGCCAACGGGCAGAAGCCTAAAACGGTTTACGATTTTATGAAAGACGCAAAACTGGCGGGTGTAAAATTTTACTCCTGTAAGCAGGCGGTGGACTCAATGGGGCTCACGGAAGAGGACCTCATACCGGAGCTTGACGGTATAGTGCCCGCAAGCGAGTTTGCACTGAGGGCTATGATGGCGGATAAGCTTATAACCTTCTAGTTTCAATAAATTTAAGGGAGGTGTGCTATGGCAGAAGTAAACGGGTGCCAACTGCCCGAGGATAGACTCTACTACATCAACCCAGATAAGAACGCCTTCATTTGGGCAAAGGAAGAGGACGGGGTGTTTACCATCGGGCTCACTTCAGTTGCAGCCGCTATGGCGGGAAGACTCGTCGCTTACACGCCCAAGAAGGTAGGAAAGGCTGTTAAAAAGGACAAGAGCGTGGCAACCATTGAAAGCGGAAAGTGGGTTGGACCCGTACCTTCTCCCTTTGACGGGGAAATCGTTGAAGTTAACGAAGCTCTAAAGGGAAATCCCGCTCTCGTGAACGACGATCCCTACGGACAGGGCTGGATAGCTAAGGTAAAACCTGCAAATCCCGAAGAAGCTAAGTCCGTTCTCGTTGACGCGAACAAAGCGGCTGAACTTCTCCAACCAATAGTTCAAGAAAAAGGAGTTAAGTGCGGTTAATTCCCCTTCTCTCTCCTTTTAAAACCTTTTGAGGGAGCGGTAATGAATGTATTCGGTGTAATACAGGAGCTTGACGTAGAACTTAATGAAAAATTAGTGGAAAAATTAATAGAAGGTTTTGAAATAAGAAAAAAGAATTTTGGAGATAAGGTATTCTTCTACTCCCCGGGTTTCAAACATTACGAAGTTGAAGACTTTTCAGTAAACTCCCCTCCCAAGTTCGTTGACATATCCGTTACGGGGAGAAATTGTGAACTTATGTGTGATCACTGTGCTTCTAAAATCCTGTGGCACATGATACCCGCAACGACTCCAGAAGAACTCGTGAAAGTTGGGGAAGATTTAAAGAAAAAGGGAATAGAAGGAGTTCTGATTTCAGGCGGTTCGGACAAAAACGGATTCGTTCCTCTCTGGGACTTCTTTGACGCTATGAAGTATTTGAAAGAAGAACTTGGTTTTCTCCTTACCTGCCACGTTGGACTCGTTGATGAAGATTACGTGGAAAAATTAAAGGAAGCGAACGTGGACGCTGTACTCCTTGACATTATCGGAGACAACGAAACTATAGCACAGGTCTACAAGCTTCCTCACAAAAGTGTTGAAGATTACGACCGCTCCCTTAGACTTCTGAAAGAAGCGGGACTCAGAATAGTTCCTCACGTGATTATCGGACTTCACTACGGAAAGATAAAGGGTGAATATAACGCCATAGATATGATCGCAAAGTATGAACCTGATGCCTTGGTACTAGTTGTGGTCATGCCCTACTACGGAAAGGCTAAGTTCCAGCTCCTTCCACCGCCTTCCAGTGAGGAAAGTGCACAAGTAATTCTCTACGCAAGAAAAGCCGTTCCGAATTCACCCGTGGTTATAGGCTGTGCAAGACCGGCGGGTGCGGACAGGGTAAAGCTGGACGCTTACTCGGTTTTAGCCGGTGTAAACGGTATAGCCTTCCCGGCTGAAGGAATAGTTACTTACTCAAAATCCCTCGGACTCGAACCTGTGGTATCACCCAACTGTTGTTCTACAGTGTACTCCATGGTTTTCCAAACTATGGAAACTCAGTGATAAACTTATTCTGGTTATGAAATTAGGAGTTCTCGGTTCTACGGGTTCTGTTGGCTCTCAAACTCTTCAGGTTTACGAGAATTTCAGGGATGAAATAGAACTTGTAGGGATACTTGCAAATAGAGCATCGGAAAAGCTTCTCCAGCAGGCAAAAAAGTATAAACCCAAGTACGTGGTTTCTTACCAGGAGCCTGCAAAGGAGTGGCTGGAGAGTCTGCCCGAAGGCGTTAAATACCTCAAGGGTGACGAAGGACTAAAAGCGATAATAGAAGAGTCAGAAAGGTTAATGAACGCAATTTCGGGAATTTACGGCATAAAACCCGCCTACGAAGTTATAAAGGCTGGAAAAACATTACTCGCCTCCAATAAGGAGTCTATACTCTGTCTGGGTGAGATTATAAGGAAGAACAGGGAAAGGGTTATTCCCGTGGACAGTGAGCACAACGCCCTGTTTCAGCTTCTTAGTTCTGTCAAAAGGGAAGAAGTAAAGCATGTATATCTGACAGCTTCCGGTGGTCCTTTCAAGGACAAAAGCCTTGAGGAACTGAAAACAGCAAGTGTTGAAGAAGCACTAAGGCACCCCCGCTGGAACATGGGGGCGAAGATAACGATTGACTCTGCAACGCTCATGAACAAAGGTTTTGAAATGCTCGAAGCCCACTTTTTATTTGACTTTCCCATAGAAAACATAAAGGTGGTTATCCACCCGCAGAGCTTTGTCCACGGGATATTGGAACTCATTGACAACAGCTTCCTGATGCACACGTCCCAAACGGACATGAAAATCCCAATAATGCACGCTCTATTTTACCCAAAGAGGAAAGAGTATCCCTTTAAGAAAGTTTCACTTCTTGAACTATCTCCCATAACCTTTGAGAAGGTTGATACTACAAAGTTTAAAGCCATTGACTTGGCTAAGTGGGCGGGTTTTATGGGTGGCGTGTACATTCCAGTGCTCGTGGGAGCGGATGAAGAAGCCGTGAACCTGTTTCTGAATAAGAAAATCGGATTTCTGGACATAGTTGACCTTATAGAGCAGGCTTTAAGTGAGGTTAACATCAAAGACCCTCAAAGCGTTGAAGAAATATTGGAAGCGGTTGAGTGGGGAAGACAAAAGGTCAGGGAGATTTACGAGAGAAAGTATGCAGGTAAAGGATAGAGAGGACGCCCCAAAAGGCAGAGGAAAGCAGTAAGAAGTTGTGAACTATGAAGCCTATCTTGAGTCCTTCCTTTACTTCAAGACCAAGAAGCTTTAAAGGAAGTAAAAATCCGGCTTCGTAGGTTCCGTATCCCATAAAACTGTGGAGTGGTAGAATAGAGGAGAGCTCACCGCCGAGAAAACCAAGGGTGTATTCAAACAAGTTCAGTCTTACAAGGGATTCAACTAAAATGTATGTTGAAAGAGCTTTAAGAAAGAAGGAAATCCCTGATAAGGTAAAAAGGTAAAGGGAAAGTTTTACACTGAGTTCTCTCCTTAAGAAGTTCTTTAAATCCGTTAATTTCCATATTTCGGGAATTAGATTTACGAGGAAAGGAATTAAAAGGGCAAGGAAAAAGCCTACAAAAAGTCCAAGAAGGGCAAAAAATGTCCCTTCTTTTGCGAGCAAATAACTTATAAAAACTACGAAAATTAATGCCAGAAGGTCGTAAAGCCTCCCTATAGTGAAACTCCAGAGGGAGTACTTGAAGTTTATCCCGAGTTTTTTAGCGTAATAAAACCAGCTTAGCTCCCCGCTTCTTGCGGGAAGTACGTTGTTCAAAAACAGATTTGCAGAATTTAAGAAAAAACTTTCTTTTAAAGGAAGGGAAAGGAGGAGACTCCACCTCACACTTCGTGTGAACTGACTCAGAGAATATAGCAAAAATGAGAGAATTAAGGTTTCAGTTTTTATACTTTTCAGTGAGATGAGAAGTTCATTTAAAGGGAGAAAGTAAAAGATTAAGGAAAGG
The genomic region above belongs to Aquifex aeolicus VF5 and contains:
- a CDS encoding EscU/YscU/HrcU family type III secretion system export apparatus switch protein, coding for MNDEVKKAVALKYNPEEDRAPVIVAKGRGEVAEKIIKIAKEKGIPITEDENLVEALIKIDLYEEIPPELYEAVAKVIAFVTLKLKGL
- a CDS encoding CoB--CoM heterodisulfide reductase iron-sulfur subunit B family protein; this encodes MAHKSKSPYLMYPEKEPFPILNKHSHYDHLFEEMYELEEKGEILVFRITEEYRPKYVYTRTGRIKVIPTNKLWHHKSCGQCGNIPGYPASIFWFMNKFGLDYLNEPHQTSCTAWNYHGSGTSNPVALAAVWLRNMHQAWKTGYYPLIHCGTSFGSYKETREQLIFNKELREAVKPILKKLGRLTEDGRIVIPQEIVHYSEWVHAMRDGNSRPLRKRKESPKE
- a CDS encoding CoB--CoM heterodisulfide reductase iron-sulfur subunit B family protein, yielding MGGIGKKVAYYPGCSLEGAARAYDVSTRIVAKELGLELDYLEDYNCCGAMETKNVSFWGTMLLNARNMSLARRQGHNVIVAPCNGCSFSLQRVEYFLETDKNTLDRINQLLQEAGEKPLDNIPHTYHILEWFYHEAGPEKVKEKTKKPLRGLKVASYYGCLYTRPHFYARTYSHLAPEDEEQARPRKRETADDDEHPYYMEALLEAAGATSVEIEPMHTQCCGGPHSLSDEEVSEKFVMMILQTAKRNGADIIATECPLCHASLEMYRHRLMLKGVPDVDVPAAYFTQLLGLAFGYSVNDVKLKDNLSDPIPVLKRLGLA
- a CDS encoding radical SAM protein; this translates as MNVFGVIQELDVELNEKLVEKLIEGFEIRKKNFGDKVFFYSPGFKHYEVEDFSVNSPPKFVDISVTGRNCELMCDHCASKILWHMIPATTPEELVKVGEDLKKKGIEGVLISGGSDKNGFVPLWDFFDAMKYLKEELGFLLTCHVGLVDEDYVEKLKEANVDAVLLDIIGDNETIAQVYKLPHKSVEDYDRSLRLLKEAGLRIVPHVIIGLHYGKIKGEYNAIDMIAKYEPDALVLVVVMPYYGKAKFQLLPPPSSEESAQVILYARKAVPNSPVVIGCARPAGADRVKLDAYSVLAGVNGIAFPAEGIVTYSKSLGLEPVVSPNCCSTVYSMVFQTMETQ
- a CDS encoding glycine cleavage system protein H, whose amino-acid sequence is MAEVNGCQLPEDRLYYINPDKNAFIWAKEEDGVFTIGLTSVAAAMAGRLVAYTPKKVGKAVKKDKSVATIESGKWVGPVPSPFDGEIVEVNEALKGNPALVNDDPYGQGWIAKVKPANPEEAKSVLVDANKAAELLQPIVQEKGVKCG
- a CDS encoding DsrE family protein translates to MLEKELKIVILMTSGPKTPWRCATPFYIATLMAAQEADVEIFFNMDGTNLIKKGVAEKICPSLEGNCFSANGQKPKTVYDFMKDAKLAGVKFYSCKQAVDSMGLTEEDLIPELDGIVPASEFALRAMMADKLITF
- a CDS encoding DsrE/DsrF/DrsH-like family protein, with the translated sequence MAGQEFEKLLFYIVTVPFFVRAEPTTGELINPQAGAPFFLATAATTMDYEVEMVITSEAGYLLMRDNAKKVKVRPGVEQTVYDFIKMAKDAGVKIYLCTPSLDLTDIYKEEDVNKEICDGILGGAAFLDKLMSGEYAVITL
- a CDS encoding 4Fe-4S dicluster domain-containing protein; the encoded protein is MAIHERSLVEPERILRKDRLVIDGIDVSGDWNLIILPRTIEDYDLSLLDEILQQPEGKTILQCYQCSYCTASCPVHNYWDERYNPRHFIYLARLGLVDELQKRADVMWRCVSCHKCTHRCPKGVLVEEVLKAILKVLSKRGLIEEYPSKKFDKFFLEQVYEYGRIEDGDLLFGWIEKQGYKVFKDPILKKPIPLFGEIPEWLKTLAIKPIKNMNIDFLILNAKHMLIHPRTKNWSKMKQVLKKVFEEEGVTLH
- a CDS encoding CoB--CoM heterodisulfide reductase iron-sulfur subunit A family protein, translated to MAKSVLVIGGGPAGLAAARTLGKLGIPTILVEKEGKLGGRPILEEYHTLIPRKMKPQQVLGPFIEEVQNNPNIEVKLNTEIEACEGEAPNFKVKLSNGETVEVGAIVVATGFQHFDAKRKGELGYGIYPDVITNLELEQMFSREGKLYRPSNGELPKRVAFVFCVGSRDRQLGVTNVHCCRYGCALSGLQGSEIREKYPEVEVFCYYMDVRTYGTWEYPFYWEPQEKYGVRYVRGRIAEITYSPKDGRLRVKHEDTIVQRPAEIPMDLVVLVLGMEPSEGTKKVAKILGLAQDPDSQFLIPAEDSGSNIISNRPGVFIAGACKGPIDIESSLAEGEAAGAEAATFLGAKVSV
- a CDS encoding 4Fe-4S dicluster domain-containing protein, with translation MAEQTQVRKYGYNIPISEKTLQVPWEEKVRVIEEVKSDFRFKEYLFGCLNCGVCTASCPSNRFFDYSPREIVQRFLENDIDVLYDMMHEYIWACSQCFTCWIRCPFVNNPGGLVIIMREVAVRNAFEATKDLLKPYGRVLLKVMTTGNQLSADMLQPDFFPDWGPKMLDNMENLRPKRMAIPFDVGKSVKTAWEVSLQTAIEMYQIWRDTGIFEMLERLDPNLYNVIMDIVEENEERWEELMEEMEEAEA
- the tusA gene encoding sulfurtransferase TusA; translation: MATITPDKVLDTSGLNCPLPVLKTKKALEELQPGQILEVISTDPGSKADIPAFCQRTGHELVEMTEEGGKYIYYIRKKG
- a CDS encoding DsrE/DsrF/DrsH-like family protein gives rise to the protein MPTERLAIIATKGTLDMAYPPLILASVAASLGVETAVFFTFYGLNIIHKEKVKQLKLAPIGNPAMPMVFPDSVKQTPVVGQLAGLMESIFPGPPQIMGIIPGMTNFMTAMMKKRLKEKGVASIEELLELCKEADVKLIPCQMTMDLFGYKREDLIDGLEPPAGATEFFNYVLAADKPMIIFV